A portion of the Lolium rigidum isolate FL_2022 chromosome 1, APGP_CSIRO_Lrig_0.1, whole genome shotgun sequence genome contains these proteins:
- the LOC124684989 gene encoding histone H3.3 yields the protein MARTKQTARKSTGGKAPRKQLATKAARKSAPTTGGVKKPHRYRPGTVALREIRKYQKSTELLIRKLPFQRLVREIAQDFKTDLRFQSHAVLALQEAAEAYLVGLFEDTNLCAIHAKRVTIMPKDIQLARRIRGERA from the coding sequence ATGGCCCGTACCAAGCAGACCGCCCGCAAGTCCACCGGCGGCAAGGCCCCCAGGAAGCAGCTCGCCACCAAGGCGGCGAGGAAGTCGGCCCCGACCACCGGCGGCGTGAAGAAGCCCCACCGCTACAGGCCAGGCACGGTGGCGCTGCGCGAGATCCGCAAGTACCAGAAGAGCACGGAGCTGCTCATCCGCAAGCTGCCCTTCCAGCGCCTGGTGCGCGAGATCGCGCAGGACTTCAAGACGGACCTGCGGTTCCAGAGCCACGCCGTGCTGGCGCtccaggaggcggcggaggcgtacCTCGTCGGCCTCTTCGAGGACACCAACCTCTGCGCCATCCACGCCAAGCGCGTCACCATCATGCCCAAGGACATCCAGCTCGCCCGCCGCATCCGTGGCGAACGCGCCTAG